Proteins encoded in a region of the Capricornis sumatraensis isolate serow.1 chromosome 12, serow.2, whole genome shotgun sequence genome:
- the KBTBD6 gene encoding kelch repeat and BTB domain-containing protein 6: MQSREEASRSRRLASPRGGKRPKRVHKPTVSAFFTGPEELKDTGHSAALLAQLKSFYDARLLCDVTIEVVTPGSGPGTGRLFPCNRNVLAAACPYFKSMFTGGMYESHQTNVTMHDVDAESFEVLVDYCYTGRVSLSESNVERLYAASDMLQLEYVREACASFLARRLDLANCTAIFKFADAFGHRKLRSQAQSFIAHNFKQLSQMSPIREESLADLTLAQLLTVLRLDSLNIEHEQTVCHVAVQWLEAAPKERGPSAAEVFKCVRWTHFSDEDRGYLEELLTNTVVKKYCLDLVEGARQMRYGDTLCKSLVPKPESSGGSSSSSSIVPVADHPPQRLGVYAKKMVIFFGHPRDPFLCCDPYSGDIYKVPSPLTCLAHTRTVTTLAVCVSPDHDIYLAAQPRKDLWVYKPAQNSWQQLADRLLCREGMDVAYLNGYIYILGGRDPITGIKLKEVECYSVQRNQWALVAPLPHSFISFDLMVIQNYLYALNSKRMFCFDPSHNMWLKCVSLKRNDFQEACVFNDEIYCICDIPVMKVYNPVRGEWRQINNIPLVSETNNYRIINHGQKLLLITSRTPQWKKNRVTVYEYDIRGDQWINIGTTLGLFQFDSNFFCLSARVYPSCLEPGQSFLTEEEEVPSESSTEWDLGGFSELDSESGSSSSLSDDDLWVQVAPQ; this comes from the exons ATGCAGTCCCGGGAAGAAGCTTCGCGCTCTCGCCGCCTCGCCAGTCCCCGCGGCGGGAAGCGCCCCAAAAGGGTTCACAAACCCACGGTTTCGGCTTTTTTCACGGGCCCGGAGGAGCTGAAGGACACGGGCCATTCTGCAGCTTTGCTGGCCCAGCTCAAGTCCTTCTACGATGCGCGGCTTCTCTGCGATGTGACCATCGAGGTGGTCACCCCCGGCAGCGGGCCCGGCACGGGCCGCCTCTTCCCCTGCAACCGTAACGTGCTGGCGGCCGCGTGTCCCTACTTCAAGAGCATGTTCACCGGCGGCATGTACGAGAGCCATCAGACGAACGTGACCATGCACGACGTGGACGCCGAGTCCTTCGAGGTGCTGGTCGATTACTGCTACACCGGTCGCGTGTCCCTGAGTGAATCGAACGTGGAGCGCCTTTACGCGGCCTCCGACATGCTGCAGCTGGAGTACGTGCGGGAAGCCTGTGCCTCCTTCCTAGCCCGCCGCCTTGACCTGGCCAACTGCACGGCCATCTTCAAGTTTGCTGATGCCTTCGGCCATCGCAAGCTGCGATCACAGGCCCAGTCCTTTATAGCCCACAACTTCAAGCAGCTCAGCCAGATGAGTCCAATTCGCGAAGAGTCCCTGGCAGATCTGACCCTGGCCCAGCTGCTGACCGTCCTGCGCCTGGACAGTCTCAACATCGAGCACGAGCAGACCGTGTGTCATGTGGCGGTGCAGTGGTTGGAGGCGGCTCCCAAGGAGCGGGGTCCCAGCGCTGCAGAAGTCTTCAAGTGTGTCCGCTGGACCCACTTCTCTGACGAAGATCGGGGCTACCTGGAAGAGCTGCTGACCAACACCGTGGTGAAGAAGTACTGTCTGGACCTCGTTGAAGGGGCCCGGCAGATGCGGTATGGTGACACACTGTGCAAGTCTCTGGTGCCCAAGCCAGAGAGCAGCGGTGGCAGCAGT AGCAGCAGCTCCATTGTGCCCGTGGCTGATCATCCACCTCAGAGGCTAGGTGTGTATGCCAAGAAGATGGTGATCTTCTTTGGCCATCCCAGAGATCCCTTTCTGTGCTGTGACCCATACTCGGGGGACATTTACAAAGTGCCATCACCTCTGACCTGCCTTGCTCACACTAGGACTGTGACCACCTTAGCTGTCTGTGTCTCTCCAGACCATGACATCTATCTGGCCGCCCAGCCCAGGAAGGATCTCTGGGTGTATAAACCAGCCCAGAATAGTTGGCAGCAGCTTGCTGACCGCCTGCTCTGCCGGGAGGGCATGGACGTGGCATACCTCAATGGCTACATCTACATCCTGGGTGGTCGGGACCCCATTACCGGCATTAAACTGAAGGAGGTGGAGTGCTACAGTGTCCAGAGAAACCAGTGGGCGCTGGTGGCTCCGCTGCCCCATTCCTTTATTTCCTTTGACCTGATGGTCATTCAGAACTATCTGTACGCTCTCAACAGTAAGCGCATGTTCTGCTTTGATCCCAGCCACAATATGTGGCTGAAGTGCGTTTCTCTGAAGCGCAATGATTTTCAGGAAGCCTGTGTCTTCAACGATGAGATCTATTGCATCTGCGACATCCCTGTCATGAAGGTGTACAATCCAGTCAGAGGAGAGTGGAGGCAGATTAATAACATCCCCTTGGTGTCGGAGACTAACAACTACCGGATTATCAATCATGGCCAAAAACTGTTGCTGATTACCTCCCGCACCCCGCAGTGGAAGAAGAACCGGGTGACCGTGTATGAATACGATATTAGGGGTGACCAGTGGATTAATATAGGTACCACATTAGGCCTGTTCCAGTTCGATTCTAACTTTTTTTGTCTCTCAGCTCGCGTTTATCCTTCCTGTCTTGAACCCGGTCAGAGTTTTCTCACTGAGGAGGAAGAAGTACCTAGTGAATCCAGCACTGAGTGGGATTTAGGTGGGTTCAGTGAGCTGGATTCTGAATCAGGGAGCTCAAGCTCTTTATCTGATGATGATTTGTGGGTTCAGGTAGCCCCTCAGTGA